One window of the Caldisericaceae bacterium genome contains the following:
- a CDS encoding MoxR family ATPase, with protein MEVDKRIGKIVNNVQRVIKGKEEVIILSLVPLIAKGHLIYIDIPGVGKTTLGESIAKSINLKYSRIQFTADLLPTDIIGFTVFNREKNSFEFKKGPIFANIVIADEINRAPPKTQSAMLQAMSERSVSIDSITYNLDLPFMVIATENPQEFAGTYPLPESELDRFLMSLEIGYPDENSEIEILREDKRFEIKNIESVLEYYEILQLIEEAKNVLVEESVLRYLYEIVNKTRSSKFIKLGLSTRGALDYIRASKGLAKIKGRNFVIPEDVKTLAKPVIKHRLIFKEKETKFKEDIINEIINETKVPI; from the coding sequence ATGGAAGTAGATAAAAGAATAGGGAAAATAGTAAACAACGTTCAAAGGGTTATTAAAGGCAAGGAAGAAGTAATAATACTTTCTCTTGTCCCTCTTATTGCAAAAGGACATCTCATTTATATCGATATCCCTGGCGTAGGAAAAACTACTCTTGGCGAAAGTATTGCAAAATCAATTAATTTAAAATATTCTAGGATTCAGTTTACTGCCGATTTATTACCAACAGATATCATAGGCTTCACAGTCTTTAACAGAGAAAAAAATAGTTTTGAGTTTAAAAAAGGTCCAATATTTGCAAATATTGTAATAGCAGATGAAATAAATAGAGCCCCACCAAAGACTCAATCAGCAATGCTTCAAGCAATGAGTGAGCGAAGTGTATCAATCGACTCTATTACGTATAACCTTGATTTGCCTTTTATGGTTATCGCAACTGAAAACCCACAAGAATTCGCAGGCACTTATCCACTCCCCGAAAGCGAATTAGATAGGTTTCTTATGTCTCTTGAAATTGGGTATCCTGACGAAAATAGCGAAATAGAAATTCTTAGAGAAGACAAAAGGTTTGAAATAAAAAACATAGAAAGTGTTTTAGAATATTATGAAATTTTACAACTCATTGAAGAGGCAAAAAATGTCCTTGTGGAAGAAAGCGTGCTTAGGTATCTCTATGAAATCGTCAATAAAACTCGGTCTTCAAAATTCATTAAGCTTGGCTTGAGCACAAGAGGGGCATTAGATTACATAAGAGCATCAAAGGGACTTGCAAAAATTAAAGGAAGGAACTTCGTTATACCCGAAGATGTTAAAACACTTGCTAAACCTGTTATAAAACATAGACTCATATTCAAAGAGAAAGAAACAAAGTTTAAAGAAGATATTATCAATGAAATTATTAACGAAACAAAAGTCCCAATATAG
- a CDS encoding CBS domain-containing protein, producing the protein MTKNTVILTHSGADFDAIASAFACTKLFPSSIAVHPGSTDINAQRFISLFEEVLNFKKVKDLPKAFIDDISRVVIVDTKYESRVGEGKEFLKLKNTQLIIIDHHPGESDIGNAIHITKSVGANTTILVNLLKLKKVKLTPIEATLLALGIYEDTGSLTFPSVTTEDFAALEFLFSFGVDIKIIHRFISPFLQEEQLQLLKELLDNLNKYDINGIRVGITSTNLQKYIPGISILAHKIVEMVDVDVIFVLVSIGNTVNIIGRSTSETLNLINIAETFKGGGHPTAVSSVIKNTSIDEIKDRILKELKTTISPSLRAKDFMSSPVKKIAPNATVKEALDTMIMYGFSGLPIEENEKIIGIVEKKNLEKAFLFGRKNREVKQFYSPKIVKVKKYASLREIEEKMIEEDVGRVLVEDGEEIIGIISRSDLLKAYKLEHSLREIPRTSSSLQLPKREFVIKMLSNAIPKNALKLIKEFGSIAKNLNIEIYLVGGSVRDAFLGKKIVDFDFVLSDAVSFGEVLKKTFNGNIRIFPDTQTVHFDYLGMNFDFVTSRREYYVNSSLVPIIEKASLKEDLTRRDFTINSMAIDIKENNFGQMFDYYGGYEDLLKKTIRVIKPLSFIEDPSRILRAIKYMIELDFKLSKETEVLLKRAVELGTLENTRSQRVQGELKELLEKDEIEKVLHFLTEYGILELIFRVKTLPKITVKTIKKFYKNNQDKNERLAVSIFFILLNKRNIVVEELSNILGVKKRVLEKMKEAIFTLKNFEKNFEKYDVFDVSITLNKLDLLYIKAFYCATKGIFRKFLEEYIDRLRFIKNELTGEDLKKLGLKENIQYRKIFATLTKLRMKGEINSKDDETNYILSHRGEFEWK; encoded by the coding sequence ATGACAAAAAATACAGTTATTTTAACTCACTCAGGGGCAGATTTTGATGCAATTGCATCAGCTTTTGCATGCACAAAACTTTTTCCTTCATCGATTGCGGTTCACCCTGGCTCAACCGATATTAACGCTCAAAGATTTATTAGCCTTTTTGAAGAAGTTCTAAATTTTAAAAAAGTTAAAGATTTACCAAAAGCATTCATAGATGATATATCTAGAGTAGTTATAGTAGATACAAAATACGAATCAAGAGTTGGCGAAGGAAAAGAATTTTTGAAACTTAAAAATACACAACTCATAATAATCGACCATCACCCAGGAGAAAGTGATATTGGAAATGCAATACATATTACAAAAAGTGTAGGAGCAAATACTACAATACTTGTAAATCTTCTTAAACTTAAAAAGGTTAAATTAACACCAATAGAAGCAACATTACTTGCGCTTGGCATATACGAAGATACTGGGTCTCTCACATTCCCATCTGTCACAACTGAAGATTTTGCAGCACTTGAATTCCTATTCTCCTTTGGAGTAGACATAAAGATTATCCATAGATTTATTTCTCCGTTTCTTCAGGAAGAACAATTGCAACTTCTTAAAGAACTATTAGATAATCTCAATAAATACGATATAAATGGTATAAGAGTTGGCATAACTTCGACAAATTTACAAAAGTACATTCCTGGAATTTCAATTCTTGCCCACAAAATCGTTGAAATGGTTGATGTTGATGTAATATTTGTGCTCGTTAGCATTGGTAATACAGTAAATATTATTGGAAGAAGCACAAGCGAAACCTTAAATCTAATTAATATTGCAGAAACTTTTAAAGGTGGAGGACATCCAACTGCAGTCTCTTCCGTTATAAAAAATACCTCAATAGATGAAATAAAAGATAGAATTTTAAAAGAGCTTAAAACCACAATCTCTCCTTCCTTAAGGGCAAAAGATTTTATGAGTTCTCCAGTTAAAAAAATTGCCCCTAACGCAACGGTAAAAGAAGCACTTGATACTATGATCATGTATGGATTTTCAGGATTACCAATTGAAGAAAATGAAAAAATCATTGGCATTGTAGAGAAGAAAAACCTAGAAAAGGCATTTCTTTTTGGAAGGAAAAATAGGGAAGTTAAGCAATTCTACTCACCAAAAATAGTTAAAGTAAAAAAATATGCAAGTTTAAGAGAAATCGAAGAAAAGATGATAGAAGAAGATGTGGGCAGAGTGCTTGTAGAAGATGGAGAAGAAATTATCGGTATAATTTCAAGAAGTGATCTATTAAAAGCGTATAAACTTGAACATTCATTAAGGGAAATACCCAGGACTTCATCATCATTACAATTACCTAAAAGGGAATTTGTTATAAAAATGCTGTCAAATGCAATACCAAAAAATGCCTTAAAACTCATAAAAGAATTCGGGTCTATAGCCAAAAACTTAAACATTGAGATTTATCTTGTTGGGGGCTCTGTAAGAGATGCGTTTTTAGGTAAAAAAATAGTTGACTTTGATTTTGTTTTGTCTGATGCTGTTTCTTTTGGTGAAGTTTTAAAAAAGACTTTTAATGGAAATATTCGTATCTTTCCTGATACACAAACAGTCCATTTTGATTACCTTGGTATGAATTTTGATTTTGTAACATCAAGAAGAGAATATTATGTAAATAGTTCCCTTGTTCCGATTATTGAAAAAGCAAGCCTGAAGGAAGATCTTACAAGAAGAGATTTTACAATTAATTCGATGGCAATCGATATTAAGGAAAATAACTTTGGCCAAATGTTTGATTACTACGGTGGATATGAAGATCTATTAAAAAAAACTATAAGGGTTATTAAACCACTATCTTTTATTGAAGATCCATCAAGAATTCTACGAGCAATAAAATACATGATTGAATTAGATTTTAAACTATCTAAGGAAACAGAAGTTCTGTTAAAGAGAGCAGTTGAATTAGGAACTTTAGAAAATACCCGTTCCCAAAGGGTTCAAGGAGAATTAAAAGAATTGCTTGAGAAAGATGAAATCGAAAAAGTTCTGCATTTTTTAACTGAATATGGAATTTTAGAGTTAATCTTTAGAGTAAAAACCCTCCCGAAAATCACAGTTAAAACAATAAAGAAATTTTACAAAAATAATCAAGATAAAAATGAAAGGTTAGCTGTTTCAATCTTTTTTATACTTTTGAACAAGAGAAACATAGTTGTAGAAGAACTTTCAAATATTTTGGGCGTTAAAAAGAGAGTATTGGAGAAAATGAAGGAAGCAATATTCACGCTAAAAAACTTTGAAAAAAACTTTGAAAAATACGATGTATTTGATGTATCTATAACCTTAAATAAATTGGATTTACTTTACATAAAAGCCTTTTATTGTGCTACAAAAGGTATCTTTAGAAAATTCTTAGAGGAATACATCGATAGATTAAGGTTTATTAAAAATGAACTAACAGGAGAAGATTTAAAAAAACTTGGTTTAAAAGAAAACATCCAATATAGAAAAATATTCGCAACCCTTACAAAATTAAGGATGAAAGGTGAAATTAATTCAAAAGATGATGAAACAAATTACATATTAAGTCATAGAGGTGAATTTGAATGGAAGTAG
- a CDS encoding pyrimidine-nucleoside phosphorylase — translation MSIVDIIEKKKYGNHLTEEEIKNVVFGYTDGKIPDYQMSAFLMAVWFRGMDENELAIFTKEMIDSGKTINLSKIEGIKVDKHSSGGVADTVTIPLIPIVASLGVPAAKMSGRGLGHTGGTIDKLESIPGFRTEISIEEFVNIVNRVKGAIISQSNELVPADKKIYALRDVTSTVDSIPLIASSIMSKKIAAGTDAIVLDVKVGNGAFMQDLDSALKLATAMVNIGQSLNRNTVAYITDMNQPLGNAIGNSIEIIEAIDILKGNGSQRLFEVIETLGAEMLKLSRLVDTLEEGKALVKKVIKDRSALKKFEEIIEAQGGNKEIIYNTSLLPQAKFKKDIVVEQSGYINRIDTKGLGKLAQFLGAGRERKDEVIDLSVGLFFNKKIGDKVEKGEPVGTILANDERKLEEALNGVTKLFEVVETPTSSPPLIYYRVSKEGVQKLF, via the coding sequence ATGAGTATTGTTGATATCATTGAAAAGAAAAAATACGGAAATCATCTTACCGAGGAAGAAATTAAAAATGTCGTTTTTGGATACACAGATGGGAAAATACCAGATTACCAAATGTCTGCCTTCCTTATGGCAGTCTGGTTTAGAGGTATGGACGAAAATGAACTTGCCATTTTTACAAAAGAAATGATAGATAGTGGAAAAACTATTAACCTTTCAAAAATAGAAGGCATTAAAGTAGACAAACACAGTTCTGGGGGTGTTGCAGATACTGTAACAATACCACTTATTCCAATTGTTGCATCTTTGGGTGTGCCTGCTGCAAAAATGTCAGGAAGAGGCCTTGGGCATACAGGAGGCACAATAGATAAACTAGAATCTATTCCAGGTTTTAGAACAGAAATTTCTATTGAAGAGTTTGTAAATATCGTAAACAGAGTAAAAGGAGCAATTATTTCACAGAGTAACGAGCTTGTTCCTGCTGACAAAAAAATTTATGCTCTAAGAGATGTAACTTCCACTGTTGATAGCATTCCCCTTATTGCCTCAAGTATAATGAGTAAGAAAATTGCTGCAGGCACTGATGCAATCGTGCTTGACGTAAAAGTCGGAAATGGCGCTTTCATGCAAGATCTTGATAGTGCTTTAAAATTAGCAACCGCAATGGTAAACATTGGGCAATCTTTAAATAGAAACACCGTTGCATACATTACAGATATGAACCAACCTTTAGGAAACGCAATTGGCAATTCAATCGAAATTATTGAAGCAATAGATATTTTGAAAGGTAATGGGTCTCAAAGACTTTTTGAAGTTATCGAAACACTCGGAGCAGAAATGCTAAAACTTAGCAGATTAGTAGATACACTTGAAGAAGGAAAAGCACTTGTCAAAAAGGTAATAAAAGATAGATCTGCTTTAAAGAAATTTGAAGAGATCATTGAAGCGCAGGGCGGTAATAAAGAGATTATCTATAACACATCACTTCTGCCGCAGGCTAAATTTAAAAAAGATATCGTTGTAGAGCAAAGCGGTTATATTAATAGAATTGATACAAAAGGACTTGGAAAACTTGCACAATTTCTTGGAGCGGGAAGAGAAAGAAAAGATGAAGTTATAGATCTTTCTGTGGGTTTATTTTTCAATAAAAAGATAGGAGATAAAGTTGAAAAAGGAGAGCCTGTTGGAACAATTTTAGCAAACGACGAAAGAAAACTTGAAGAAGCGCTTAATGGAGTTACAAAACTCTTTGAAGTAGTAGAAACACCTACTTCTTCCCCACCACTTATTTACTACAGAGTATCTAAAGAAGGGGTGCAAAAACTCTTCTGA
- a CDS encoding purine-nucleoside phosphorylase, giving the protein MEKLANFFSPFQNKYNPEFAIITGSGLGSILEKAKIFERIPYKDIPNFPVSTVVGHASELVFAQLGKHNVVFFNGRFHYYEGYSMEEVTITIRASEAMGVKNLIVSNASGAVNPTFKAGDLMLIKDHVNFILADNPLRGVKGNEKFVNMTNVYDEEFRKIVKTIAFKHNIPIKEGVYCAVMGPSFETISELLLMERLGIDAVGMSTVPEVILARFYGMKVLGLSCITDNAFEEGVVQHEKVIQIAKECGEKISFILNEFLMEV; this is encoded by the coding sequence ATGGAAAAATTAGCAAATTTCTTTAGTCCTTTTCAAAACAAGTATAACCCAGAATTTGCTATCATTACAGGAAGTGGGCTTGGCAGTATACTAGAAAAAGCAAAAATATTTGAAAGAATACCTTATAAAGACATTCCAAATTTTCCTGTTTCTACAGTTGTAGGACACGCTTCCGAGCTTGTTTTTGCACAGTTAGGAAAACATAACGTTGTTTTCTTTAACGGGAGATTTCACTACTACGAGGGTTATTCAATGGAAGAAGTAACTATAACGATAAGGGCTAGCGAGGCAATGGGTGTAAAAAATTTAATAGTATCAAATGCTTCTGGTGCTGTTAATCCAACCTTTAAAGCAGGTGACCTTATGCTAATTAAAGATCATGTGAATTTTATCCTTGCCGATAACCCACTTAGAGGCGTAAAAGGAAACGAAAAATTCGTTAACATGACGAATGTTTATGATGAAGAGTTCAGGAAAATTGTTAAAACTATTGCTTTCAAGCATAATATACCAATAAAAGAAGGTGTTTATTGTGCGGTAATGGGACCAAGTTTTGAAACTATTTCAGAATTACTCCTTATGGAGCGACTGGGAATTGATGCAGTAGGTATGTCCACTGTGCCTGAAGTAATCCTTGCTCGTTTCTATGGAATGAAAGTGCTTGGGTTATCCTGTATTACAGATAATGCCTTTGAAGAAGGAGTAGTCCAACACGAAAAAGTAATTCAAATCGCAAAAGAATGCGGTGAAAAGATTTCTTTTATTCTTAACGAATTCCTTATGGAGGTTTGA